From the genome of Lotus japonicus ecotype B-129 chromosome 6, LjGifu_v1.2, one region includes:
- the LOC130726456 gene encoding histone H3.3-like has product MARTKQTARMSTGGKVPRKQLATKAGRKSVSTIGGIKKPHRYRPGTVALREIRKYQKSTDVLIRKLPFQRLVREIAQDFKTDLRFQSHAVLVLQEAAEAYLVGLFEDTNLCAIHAKRVTIMPKDIQLARRIRGEHT; this is encoded by the exons ATGGCTCGTACCAAGCAAACTGCTCGTATGTCAACCGGTGGAAAAGTTCCCAGGAAGCAGCTTGCAACCAAG GCTGGTCGTAAGTCTGTATCAACCATCGGTGGGATCAAGAAGCCGCATCGTTACCGTCCTGGAACTGTTGCTCTTCG TGAGATTAGGAAGTACCAAAAGAGTACTGATGTGCTGATCAGGAAACTCCCTTTCCAGAGGTTGGTTCGTGAAATTGCTCAGGACTTCAAG ACTGACCTGCGTTTCCAGAGTCATGCTGTCCTTGTATTGCAAGAAGCTGCTGAGGCATACCTCGTTGGACTCTTTGAGGACACCAACTTGTGTGCCATCCATGCTAAGCGTGTCACTATCATGCCTAAGGATATCCAGTTAGCAAGGAGGATTCGTGGTGAGCATACTTGA
- the LOC130727003 gene encoding histone H3.3-like: protein MARTKQTARKSSGGKAPRKQLATKAARKSVPTIGGIKKPHRYRPGTVALREIRKYQKSTDLLIKKLPFQRLVREIAQDFKTDLRFQSHAVLALQEAAEAYLVGIFEDTNLCAIHAKRVTIMPKDIQLARRIRGEHI, encoded by the exons ATGGCTCGTACCAAGCAAACTGCTCGTAAGTCAAGCGGTGGAAAAGCTCCTAGGAAGCAGCTTGCAACCAAG GCTGCTCGAAAGTCTGTACCAACCATCGGTGGGATCAAGAAGCCGCATCGTTACCGTCCTGGAACCGTTGCTCTTCG TGAGATTAGGAAGTACCAGAAGAGTACTGATCTGCTGATCAAGAAACTCCCTTTCCAGAGGTTGGTTCGTGAAATTGCTCAGGACTTCAAG ACTGACCTGCGTTTCCAGAGTCATGCTGTCCTTGCATTGCAAGAAGCTGCTGAGGCATACCTCGTTGGAATCTTTGAGGACACCAACCTGTGCGCCATCCATGCTAAGCGTGTCACTATCATGCCTAAGGATATCCAGTTAGCAAGGAGGATTCGTGGTGAGCATATTTGA
- the LOC130727002 gene encoding mediator of RNA polymerase II transcription subunit 4-like, whose protein sequence is MLQHQIAQSPVRLGLANPNSPSISNPTPQKPLPSQTHHHHTALLSLLPPLPRAQALLLQMASSASKLFETSSKRPLWVTAFRGSFPTFLPSQAQAHLSSPLESSPSTTKEIISLFTVLQTQIVEAVAELQEILDLQDSKQKIDQEICSKDLALLAFVNKFKDIERGLDILVDDYSDYCHNKRMKLGGINENDSLASSTVSSLLKFSDILSYAHRVSYMTFAPPEFGAGKASLHGALPPAPQEEQMRASQLYNFADLDIGLPKTVETKDKTFEAIMEPPPQQTVDTNPIANFPAIQGMLPPNFTVPPGWKPGMLVQLPIDIPIQPPPGWKPGDPVPLPPMDSIPVPRFEEQKLHPHIPQPKQPEVIQVQPVNLDLGGSYSSDYSSDEASSDDEE, encoded by the coding sequence ATGCTTCAACACCAAATTGCACAATCCCCTGTGCGGCTAGGCCTTGCTAACCCTAACTCACCGTCGATTTCAAACCCTACCCCTCAAAAGCCCCTTCCTTCACAGACCCATCATCATCACACTGCTTTACTCTCTCTTCTCCCACCCCTCCCTAGAGCACAAGCACTTCTTCTTCAAATGGCTTCCTCAGCATCTAAGCTCTTTGAAACATCATCCAAGAGGCCCCTTTGGGTCACTGCATTTCGTGGATCATTCCCAACCTTCCTTCCTTCCCAGGCCCAAGCACATTTATCTAGCCCGCTTGAGTCTTCTCCTTCCACCACCAAAGAAATTATTTCACTTTTCACCGTCCTTCAAACCCAAATTGTTGAAGCAGTTGCTGAACTCCAAGAAATTCTTGATCTACAGGATTCTAAGCAGAAGATTGACCAGGAAATTTGCTCGAAAGATTTGGCACTTCTTGCATTTGTCAACAAATTCAAAGATATTGAGCGAGGACTTGACATACTTGTTGATGACTACTCTGATTATTGCCACAATAAGAGAATGAAATTAGGAGGTATCAATGAAAATGATTCTTTGGCTTCCTCGACTGTATCATCCCTGCTGAAGTTTTCAGATATATTGTCATATGCTCATCGTGTAAGTTATATGACTTTTGCTCCACCGGAATTTGGAGCTGGGAAGGCTTCTCTCCATGGTGCATTGCCACCTGCACCACAAGAAGAGCAAATGAGAGCTTCACAGTTATATAATTTTGCAGACCTTGATATTGGATTGCCTAAAACAGTTGAAACCAAGGACAAAACATTTGAGGCTATTATGGAACCTCCACCTCAACAAACTGTTGATACAAATCCTATTGCGAATTTTCCTGCAATTCAAGGGATGCTTCCTCCAAATTTTACTGTGCCACCTGGTTGGAAGCCTGGAATGCTTGTACAACTGCCTATTGATATACCAATTCAGCCTCCGCCTGGGTGGAAACCAGGGGATCCTGTGCCGTTGCCTCCGATGGATTCTATTCCAGTACCAAGATTTGAGGAACAAAAATTACATCCTCACATTCCTCAGCCCAAGCAGCCTGAAGTTATTCAAGTGCAGCCAGTTAATTTGGATCTTGGAGGAAGTTATAGTAGTGATTATAGTAGTGATGAAGCCagctctgatgatgaagaatga